Sequence from the Esox lucius isolate fEsoLuc1 chromosome 6, fEsoLuc1.pri, whole genome shotgun sequence genome:
gtcgcacagaccgccacatgctagccaactgtaccctgactgctgttaggtaccgtgatgaaatcctcagaccaatcgtcagaccttatgctggtgcagtgggccctgggttcctcctggtgcaggacaatgcctggcctcacgtggccagagtgtgtaggcagttcctggatgacgaaggcattgatgccattgactggccctcacgttccccagacctaaatccaatttcTAACCTCTGAGATGTTATGTATCTGTGCATCCATTGCCCCCAAATAGCaccagactgtccaggagctcaccgatgccctgatccaggtctgagagATCCCCCAGGATaccatccgctgtctcatcaggagcattcCCAGACATtatcaggagtgcatacaggtacatgggggccatacgcactactgagtcacattatgagttgcagtgatgaaattcaccaaagttggaacagccagtgatttcaattgtttacttaggtTTTTGGTGAGTTTGtgtccagccctcaatcggttggtgattttggttttcattgaccatttttacatcattttgttcccaacaaattacaaaaagattttgatctttaatattttTCGTAtatcaagacccgatgtgtgatttttgtgttccctttatttttttgagcagtgtatgatTTACAAGTTAATCTAAATACTAACCCATTTTCTATAGCGTGTTAGTAGACTTATTCAGAGATGTGTAGCTTATATTGAAATCAGTCCTTCAAGTAGGTTCATCCTAAACTTTGTGCTAAAGTAGTGGGCTGAGAATGATAAACAGACTTCTCaataatttattgatttgttcAATAAATAGGGGTAAAGGGgttacagtacatttttattggCTTGACTAAAGAATGTCAGCCATGTTATATACATGCATGGCATGACAACGAACAACAGAGTTCGCTGAAACAAGCAGATGTTGAAACAATgctacaaaatatatatatatatttaaaatatcttGGTTTAAATTATTGTAATTGACTATATTGttccaaataaatactttaagTATCACTCTGTTGAACTACCTTCCATATAACACTAACATACAAAGGAGACATCTTGAATCCCAGTGTCTTAAGTGGACAGTCTAAAGTTTGTTGCAGTTTAgttacaatatacagtactttTGCCCTGTGCCTAAGTAGACCTCCCAATttactgtataaatatattttggagtGTCTCTAGTTGTTAGAGTTGACATCTGCTTCATCGCTCTTCTCCACTTTTTCCTCTGTGATCTCCTTGAAGCCATCTTTCTGAGGCACCTCCTTCTCCTTGGTGCTCCGTGCAGAGCCTGAGGCACGTGGCTGGTATCCAAAGTGACTGGCGCCATGGTTTGAGGTGTTGAATGATATTCCTGTGCTAAAGTGAGTTTCCTCTCCTTCCAACAGTTTTCTGAGGACCAAACACAAGCCAGAACATTCTGTCAATGCATTTCCAATGAATATTGATGATTGCTTATTACTAGCATACAGTATTTCTGCATTCAATTATAACAATAGGGCTACAACATATTCCAATAATGTGAGTTACTGTAGGCCTTTTTGTTAACATGAACAGGtcacatttgtaaatattacCTGTAGGCAGCTATTTCAATGTCAAGAGCCATCTTGACATTGAGCAGATCCTGGTATTCTCTGAGATGCTGAGCCATCTCACTCTTGATACTCCGTAGCTCATTGTCCAGATGGCCAATGGTTTCCTGTTTAGTTGAATGGCAAAAACAAGTTTAAACTTCTCTATAGTATTTTATGTACCAAGGGAAAAATAACCAGCTAGGTTGATGCATACAACTACACCTTCTGAGTATCATTAATTATGTAGTAACTATTGTAAGTCTTCACACCCCGAAAAATACTGTTAATCTCTTGTGATTTTAATTAATTCACAAGCCTTGGGGACTGGTCTGTTGGTGTTGACGCCCATTCAGTATCCTTAGCCATTCCCTagaaaaactttatttaaaGCTCATTGCACCTAATAATGCCCAAGTGGCCGGTGGCCATACTAAAAGCAACCAAGGCTTGGTATGGTAATGGACGGAATTTGCACTTAGACAAAGGTGATTTTAGCATGAGTATGGCACGTAAGTCttcatttatttctgtgttgtACACATATACCATATGAGCAACTGGGCTGCTTAACAGTTGGTATGGGTTTCCTGTTTTCAGATGTAATGTATTGCTTTGTGGCATCTCCACTTGATATGTCTGTCCATTGCACACAGTTCCAGTATGCAATGTCAGTCATGAACATCCAGTATCCATGTAAAAAAAGACCACTTTTCACTTTCTCAaagcgctgtatgtaaatgtattggtACAGTAACTATAGATGCATTATGTCCTCTCTAAATGACTaagtgtttgcctgtgtgtggcATGGAACAGGATTTAAACAGGGGCTTACCGTGGCCGTCTGTGAACAGGCTGACCACTAATCCGATTTAGGGTTAGTATCATACATGGGGTTAATACACTGCATTTGGTCAATCTTTTGTACCAAGTACGAGCTATAAGTAGACAACTGTTAACGCTAACTTTACGTTATCTTTCCTGTCACGTCAAGCAGCATGATATAAACATAGCGGCAGCACAACATGGCCTTGTGCCACACTTTCTCAGCTTGACATCTGTAGCATTGATCTTTATGCTGTCTGTTACAACTGATAAAAAATTATCTTGTTTGGAGAGCACACGGGCGCTCCATTTTCTTTGTGCGGTGTCAGATTTTGAGAATGTCAGAACCATGGACAAGGAGGGATGTCAATGTTTTGTCCCGGAGAAAAGGTCTCAAATATGACATTTAAGATGCAACGACGGGTATCCAAGACAATATAAATCAtaagttaaaatgttaattgttatttaaaaaataacaatctATTTTCCCCAACATATATTGCAACTGTGCAATGGTGAAATAAATAGAACGGTCCAAATATGAGAGGTGTCAAGTgcaaacaaacttattttaccTGGAAAGTTGCGATTTCAAGATTGTGTCCCTCTTCTATTTCTCGGATCTGCCGTTCCAAAGAATCGTTAGTTCCACGCAGGGTCTCTAACTCAATTGTCTTAGACTGCAATTGTCTCCTAAATTCGTTGATTTCCTCCCTGCTCGCACGTATTGCCTCATTGCTCCTGGTGGCCTGCTCGTTGAGATTGGCGAATTTAGATTTATACCACTCTTCCGCGGAGTGCATGTTCTTGAAAGCCAGAGTCTCGTATTGATGACGGATCTCTTTCAGAGCTGAGGTGAGGTCGGGTTTGGCTAGTTCTACTTCGACGGACACATTAGCTGCCTGGACCATTCCGCTCAATTCGGCCACCTCCTCGTCATGGAGATTCTTTAGGAAGGATATCTCATCAAGAAGGCCCTCCACTTTGCGCTCGAGATCTAACCGAGCCAATGTGGCGTCGTCCACATCTTTTTTGAATGACCGCATGGTCTGGTCAGCATCCTCGCGCGCCCTTATCTCTTCTTGGTACTTGCCGCGAAGTTTATGGAGTTCTTCTTCCAAGTTATCCCTATTAATTAGAATGTGCGCTTTTTCGCTGCTGATCTCATCTACTTGCGCGCGAAGCTCACGCAACTCTTGCATGTACAGCTCAGCGACGCGGGATGGCTCGTGCTGCCTCTGGCGCAGGGTCACCAGCTCCGTTTCCAATACTTTGTTTTGCTGCTCCAGATTACGCACTTTATCGATGAACATAGCGAAGCGGTCATTGAGACCCTGAAGTTGTTCCTTTTCATTGGTTCGAGTGACTTTCAACTCATTATTGAGGACGGATGATTGCGTCAAGTCGAGGCTATCGCCTGGCACGGGCGAGAAAGAAGTTGACCGACCGGTCCTTTTATAGCCCAGCAATGATGCGTTGCTGCGGGTAAGAGGCAACGCGGACCTGTAACTGCTGGAAGACATGGAGCTGCGAGATGAATTGGATAGACTGCTCATGCGAGTGGTTGAGGGTGAGAAGCGAGGAGCTTCTCCGAAGATCTTTCGGTAAGACGACGCAGTATTATGGTCAGATCCGTAGTTCATATTTGCGGTCAAGGAGACTCAGTGGCTCTGTAAAGCTTTACCTGAGCTTATATAGGTTTAGACGGACCGACCCAATTACGCACGGAGTTTTTCCATTATTCACACCTCATAGCATTTGTTATTTAATGTTCTCGCACGATAAAGTTGGAATCGTAGAAGTatgttataaaatgtaaaatgggaTCCAAGAGCTCTGTTATTGTGAAGAGAAGGCTCGCTCCTTTCCCCAAATAGGCATGTCTATGGAACTGTCCAGTTGGCGCAGTACTGATGTCAGAGCAATAAGAGCTACTGTAGCCTCGGAAACTAGAGCTCTATTTTCTTGCTTAAAATATATGGAAATCCctatacggataagcggatgaagatgagatatATGGAAATCTAGTTAGGCTATACATTTCATCGGTGTTTCTGGTCGTGCGTAATGTCGCAGCGTGGCACAAGTGAATTCTCCCCAGTGATTAATTCAGCATATCAATGAAACCAACAGATATAGAGATGAAGTGATAGGCCTATTCActatattgtttaaaaaaatatttttttagccTATCTAGAATGGATAATAATTGTCTCTCAATGTTGTCAAGTCCAAAAGTAAACTTTCATTTTTTTATCAAAAGCGGTTGAACGTGGACGAGGTGTGCCATTAATATTGTTATAATAACATCTGTATAGAATATCCATTCTGTTTTACGTTTGTGTTTACATATTCTGCGAAAATGGAGTCCTGGAGATGCGACATCGTTGAACGTTCTGATGGAAATGCGCTATGTTGAAGATACTTGTGTGGAATCAGATTGGCTCTATACATTTAATTAGTATCTGCGTTAGAGAACGTTTTACCTTTGACCAGTCAGTCATGGCTTTGCGCATGCTCTTTGAATCATTGCTCCCACTCAATGTTGCGACAAGACTGAGGTGAGGACTTGTATAAAGCTTTGAGTGGGTATGTAGCTTTGTTCAGCAGTATAATAACGAAGAATGTactatatatatgtttataatATTTACACGTTATATTGTTATTTAGCAGGCAAAATAGTGAGCCATGGTGCAGTCATGAATGTCGAATAAAACCGTCGCCTGCAGCAAGCGAACTGGCTTTCTTGTAGCTAAGCTAACAAGCTAGTGTAAGTTAgcttgttgtggttgttgttgtgggaCCGATATACAGTTGTTATTGTGGGGCCGACAGACAGTTGTTATTTTGGGGCCGACAGACAGTTGTTATTGTGGGGCCGACAGACAATATGAACGTATCAGTTTTTCAGCCGTGGAAATAGCTAGCCAACTGTATCTAACAAACGTTGTATTACTGTTAGTTTACATGCTAATGTTGTGTTTAAGTGAACGTTACTAACTACCTTTAGAAAACTATTGTGGGAATGTCCAACCaggtttgttttaattttgttttgttgagaAACGTTTCGCGAAACGGAAGGAAACTGGGTGGAGCTGTTTCGTCAAACAGTCTCTATTGGACAAATTCAGTAAGGCCGAATCAGAGGGACATAGCTAGTTGTACATGTCTCTACAGTAGTTCTAGTCTAGACCAAAGTATTTGTCATGAATGCACTGATTTGCTACTTGACTACTTTACCAGGATAAATAGCATGTTACTTACATATTGCCCTAAAAAGCTTGCCTGCACAGGACCTATAATCAAACTAGTTAGGTGTTAAAAAGGATACATGTAACAGTTTCTACTTGTTGGTATTATTACGCTGTGGCAAACTTGTCGTTATTGGACCTGTCTCCTGAAAAACCATACTTCAGTCATTTactttttgcaccaaacataaaATCTAGCTATCCTGCaaaaaaatcaatacattttatcatAAATTAATCAAACAAGCCTAAACTTTGGGCAGCCATTTTCAGTGAAACCAGTACAGACACAGAATATTGTGACCAGCAACAACTGTACTGCACATCCACCAACCAATAGACCTGTTAGACTAAAACCAATAGACATGGAATGTCAGGTACACAAAGGATTTTTTGGCGATGCCGTCATACTACATGGTTATTTAAGTATTTGGGGACTTTCTGCCAGCATGAACAATCTCATGGGCTTCTGAAAGGAAGCAAGTAACATTGAGGCCATGTTTTTCTGTCCTCAGATGCTTATCAATAATaagtacacatttttaaaatgaacaatgcTTTAGCCTGAGCGGGACTTATTGGAGGTCTTCCATGTTACTTTCCTCCACACTTCTTCCATTGACAACATGCTGTTCCTTAAAGCCTATTTGCTTTGATTCACAGAAATATTTCAAGCAGTTCAATATGACGTCATGGAGCGATCGCTTACAGAACTTTGCAGACCTCCCAGCGAACATGGATGGTTTGGCCATGAAGAAGTATCGGCGTGAAGCCTACCACAGGTAAAACATACAGTGCATAAAATGTCATAGACATCTTCCCAAAGCATACATTTCCATTGGTTTCATCCATGGCATTCTATCAGGTTAAGTCCATGTTGATTAGACCGGGTCCTGTTGTGTTTCTGCTCTGGCCAATTTCTCTTGACTCACTGTCATGCCAAATATGAGGATCAGTGACACTGAGTGATTGGGAATAGTTATAATAGCAAAAACATAGCTGAACATCGGACTGGAGTCAGCCATTAGACTGACAGTAGACGACGCCAGTCATTGTTTAACTAACCTGTGTTTTGTGATACGTTCTTGAGTCTGGATTCCAGGAAACAGGTGTTTGTTAGAATGTCGGTGTCCAGTTGTAGGTCATCCAAAAGGAAAACTGAATGTGTCTGCATTGCATTGAAATGTGTAGTTCCTGCAAAGATTCTTGCAAAAGCTAAATATGCATTCGCTAAAAGGCGAACACAATTCTGTATACTCCGCTCAGGGAGCCACTCTTTTTATTGTTAACGTAAAATGACATTTCAACAGAACATTTGCTCTGTTTGTGTTACTTCTGATTTGAACTaaaaataagtttttttttttttttctataaccGTTTTTAATAGCAATTACAGGAAGGTACAATTTTAAGATTGGCCTGGAGCCTctttttaaaatttttatatgtatatcttttaaatgtttttattattgtccCACTGGCTACATTTTAACCCCTCCGTAATTGCTAGCGAACCATCTCACACGGTACACCACTTAGATACAGGCCTTTTTAGCAGCATCATGTTTCCACGAATCGAGAATGTTTCACCAAACCCAGGATAGATTAAGAATATTTGGAGTCTTCATTTAGTCACTGTAATGGCTAGTGGGAGTCTGAAAGAGATTGCCTATTAGTACTAGAAGATACATAGAGATATAATTTCTCCTTTATTATGTCTCATGTCATTTTTTACTATGATATTGGTGGTTTGTGAAACATACAATACTTCAGATTTCATACAGCATTCAAACTTAATTAAATGTTGTTAATTATTTAGTGTaataaacttgtaaggaaacaAGGTGCTGTTCTTTTTGGTGTCTGTACAGTCTGGCAGGCAACTATTTCctgtaaaatgctgttttgattaCCGTGTTTTATGGCAATCTGTCATTATATTTTCTAATAGATTGTCAAGTTCTGtttaatattttcattaatgCTGTGTTTCGTAACTAGGGGTCACAACCCCATTTGTGGTCtctgtattaaaaaaattatgtggtTAAAGATACTCAAACAAATTGTGCTTGGTATATAGAAGCAGGGTTTTCGTTTAACAAATGTTGCTCCTACTCTTCGGTTTTCTGTAAAGACCTTTACAACAAATGGCACATGGCCCTGCACTGAATCACAGTGTTATTTTCTAAGCAGAAAATCATAAACACTTATTGCCTGATTATCTTCCTATATGCATTTCAAACTTGACTTTCTTCAGTTTTGGCTCCAATTGAGAAACACTCTTTGGTTGCTGGATATGTCACCTTTTTAATAAGGTGGGTTGCAAAAAGATTTTGATTACAAAATGGGGTCATGGGCCAAAGACATTTTGGAACCCCTGCAGTATAGTGTCTTAGAATGACTAGATTGCTTTAAAAATCATTGGTATCTGTCAATGTATATCTTTGCCTATTTTTGTGCTatgcatatactgtacattgataTCATCAGTTTAGATCATTGGTATTTTGAATAAGCCTTTTGTGTTAGTAACCATTTTATTGGACTGCAGGAATGTTGGTATGCATCTCCCTTTCTGTCAACGGTCTTCCCTTCCGATGGAATACTGTGACCTGCCCTGACAATCACAAGAATTCACAGGATGCAAAATGACTGTCAAGCAATGCAATTGTCCACTGGAAATAGAGGCTTGTGTGATGGGTTGGCAGACtggatttcatgttttttttagctgAAAAATCTCTTGAAGTAAACTTTACAAACTTCTGaga
This genomic interval carries:
- the inaa gene encoding internexin neuronal intermediate filament protein, alpha a translates to MNYGSDHNTASSYRKIFGEAPRFSPSTTRMSSLSNSSRSSMSSSSYRSALPLTRSNASLLGYKRTGRSTSFSPVPGDSLDLTQSSVLNNELKVTRTNEKEQLQGLNDRFAMFIDKVRNLEQQNKVLETELVTLRQRQHEPSRVAELYMQELRELRAQVDEISSEKAHILINRDNLEEELHKLRGKYQEEIRAREDADQTMRSFKKDVDDATLARLDLERKVEGLLDEISFLKNLHDEEVAELSGMVQAANVSVEVELAKPDLTSALKEIRHQYETLAFKNMHSAEEWYKSKFANLNEQATRSNEAIRASREEINEFRRQLQSKTIELETLRGTNDSLERQIREIEEGHNLEIATFQETIGHLDNELRSIKSEMAQHLREYQDLLNVKMALDIEIAAYRKLLEGEETHFSTGISFNTSNHGASHFGYQPRASGSARSTKEKEVPQKDGFKEITEEKVEKSDEADVNSNN